One genomic window of Caenorhabditis elegans chromosome I includes the following:
- the C27A12.4 gene encoding C2H2-type domain-containing protein (Confirmed by transcript evidence): protein MMRAGDHMNKEARRMISEPSYAPNKMHMYCKYPMDVRGRECGFVGTLADCITHMGTHTRTYLYRCKKCCMDLTDPSQLYNHHSVTNGDLCTSKTAEMEVLPPIGRDKSVDRHRSLNVFLMVISKEEYHKHRTSSNYAHNTRRTGGTPAYDDLPCFNQISRKKTSYSHQVPEIDVELNSSSTSALPIKEEVTTRSPAPNMGFCEVRQLPKDSRGPQRDGSSSPDVQFIKTVTMSRLENVVPTSSRGKAPEDSSAPARLGFLSDRAVSGSSIPAVEERSGEGSFDFTGPSTPRLAQPAFGNFFGNRASSSSFGAPLSTLAVDKLIPEPHLSGSKAVPDHRFDFKHFRRLRAAGGGPLKAIADVSI from the exons ATGATGCGAGCTGGCGACCACATGAATAAGGAGGCTAGAAGAATGAt CTCGGAGCCGTCCTATGCCCCCAACAAAATGCACATGTACTGCAAGTACCCCATGGACGTGAGGGGAAGAGAATGTGGGTTCGTGGGGACCCTTGCTGACTGCATCACACACATGGGCACTCACAC gaggACTTACCTCTACCGTTGCAAGAAGTGCTGCATGGATCTCACGGATCCGAGCCAACTCTACAACCATCACAGCGTCACCAATGGAGACCTGTGCACCTCGAAGACCGCGGAAATGGAAGTACTTCCTCCGATAGGAAGAGATAAATCGGTGGATCGTCATAGGTCGCTGAACGTATTTCTTATGGTTATATCGAAGGAAGAATACCATAAGCATAGGACTTCCTCCAATTATGCCCACAACACTCGGAGGACTGGAGGAACTCCTGCTTATGATGATCTTCCGTGTTTCAATCAGATCTCGAGGAAGAAAACATCCTACAGCCACCAGGTTCCGGAAATCGATGTAGAGCTCAACAGTTCTTCCACATCAGCTCTTCCAATTAAAGAAGAGGTTACTACAAGGAGCCCTGCACCAAATATGGGTTTTTGCGAAGTACGCCAGCTCCCAAAAGACTCCAGAGGGCCTCAGAGAGATGGCTCCTCATCTCCTGATGTTCAGTTCATCAAGACTGTGACTATGTCACGGTTAGAGAATGTTGTTCCTACCAGCTCACGTGGAAAGGCGCCAGAAGATTCATCTGCACCAGCACGTCTAGGATTCCTCTCCGATCGTGCGGTCTCCGGGTCATCAATCCCAGCCGTCGAGGAAAGATCTGGAGAAGGCAGCTTCGACTTTACAGGTCCTTCCACTCCTCGCTTGGCCCAGCCAGCTTTTGGGAACTTTTTTGGGAATAGGGCGAGTTCTTCGTCTTTCGGTGCACCATTGTCAACTCTAGCTGTGGACAAGCTGATTCCGGAACCTCATCTCTCCGGAAGCAAAGCGGTCCCAGACCATCGTTTcgatttcaaacatttcagacGTCTCCGAGCAGCGGGAGGAGGGCCCCTCAAGGCGATCGCCGATGTCTCCATCTAA
- the let-391 gene encoding C2H2-type domain-containing protein (Confirmed by transcript evidence) produces MKNNEDLDENSDAIFEEWAAECTPDAQKEHEELEEIVKIPDSTYRKKKGNQKLPTVTTCEVCGVALKYPSRIMEHMRTHTGEKPYECDICGMRFTQRTPMINHFRVQHMGDLPFLCNFGCGKRFVNNSRRTAHELSHNGLKRAGPARPYLKPVKKIVCPSMDMDILSNSALANYISPPTIDSIFQSDPSTSSSSPSQFQSSNQTTKQSIYPSEKEMEKAAISNARIDDVINTVLARVLAPIDEEIPIEEPEKAPQKRAYISNRRATLAQCNICGLMLKHPSKIADHIRTHTGEKPFECGECGLSLSKASSLKVHIRRMHTGERPFECTWRCGLSFVTDSVRKEHEMTVHTGIKRYTCVVKGCNAVFARRVYLMRHRKNAHPELFTPIFDHVQVNHEESQDSVIVYEDDHEQNNQIIMLTGDGDDVKILAHFEDDEEEFVEQGGSMEDQKTVHF; encoded by the exons ATGAAGAATAACGAGGATTTAGACGAA aattccgaTGCAATTTTCGAGGAATGGGCAGCTGAGTGCACTCCCGACGCGCAAAAAGAGCACGAAGAGCTCGAGGAGATTGTCAAGATTCCAGATTCGACATAcagaaaaaa gAAAGGAAATCAAAAGTTGCCGACGGTGACGACGTGCGAAGTATGTGGAGTTGCGTTGAAATATCCATCGAGGATTATG GAACACATGAGAACTCACACAGGCGAAAAACCATACGAATGTGACATTTGTGGAATGAGATTCACTCAAAGAACTCCAATGATTAACCATTTTCGTGTTCAACACATGGGTGATCTCCCATTTCTGTGTAATTTCGGTTGTGGCAAACGATTTGTGAATAATTCACGCAGAACTGCACACGAATTAAGCCATAATGGATTG aagcgAGCAGGACCGGCACGGCCTTATCTGAAACCAGTTAAAAAGATTGTTTGTCCATCAATGGATATGGATATACTTTCAAATTCTGCACTAGCTAATTATATATCACCACCAACGAT agactcaatatttcaaagtgATCCATCAACTTCTTCCTCTTCACCTTCTCAATTTCAATCATCAAatcaaacaacaaaacaatctATATATCcatcagaaaaagaaatggaaaaagctGCAATATCTAATGCTCGAATTGATGACGTTATTAATACAGTATTGGCTCGAGTTTTGGCTCCGATTGATGAAGAAATTCCGATCGAAGAACCAGAAAAAGCTCCTCAGAAAAGAGCATATATTTCAAATCGAAGAGCAACACTTGCACAATGCAATATTTGTGGATTAATGCTTAAACATCCGAGCAAAATTgct gaTCATATCCGAACACACACAGGCGAAAAACCATTTGAATGTGGAGAATGTGGCTTGTCATTGTCAAAAGCGAGCTCTTTAAAAGTACATATTCGTCGAATGCATACTGGAGAACGTCCATTTGAATGTACTTGGAGATGTGGATTGTCTTTTGTAACGGATTCTGTTAGAAAAGAACATGAAATGACTGTACACACTg GTATAAAACGTTACACATGCGTTGTAAAAGGATGTAATGCAGTATTTGCTCGTCGTGTATATCTCATGAGACATCGAAAAAATGCACATCCCGAGCTCTTCACACCAATTTTCGATCATGTTCAAGTGAATCACGAGGAATCACAGGATTCAGTTATTGTTTATGAAGATGATCATGAACAGAACAATCAGATTATAATGCTCACTGGTGATGGTGATGACGTCAAGATCTTGGCTCAttttgaagatgatgaagaggaATTTGTGGAGCAAGGAGGAAGCATGGAAgatcaaaaaactgttcatttttga
- the szy-5 gene encoding C2H2-type domain-containing protein (Confirmed by transcript evidence) has product MAESCVKPQLPRPRIPNIRVFQPTTRIPTFTYEQFNESVEILPSRPECLYRRNDPTNRSYRMKKRPPAQIYHCVQCNKHIKYPSKITEHIRKHTGEKPNVCSICNISFSQAHTLKTHMQQHAHEKPYKCSFCTAEFLNVYEKNEHEEQHMHHPNHGETMEENNATTSQFIQVAEPTIQAEPCQIYECSEMCGFQSYEEAEVVEHMTVTHYQQTVQNGLILQDFNGEPEPIYEFYEEQYVQQVPTEIEETPTIKQQSIPYENLHFEHVEAAPGPSEPHLQVVAEGEILYDGEEIVDISNGKSLKEEIQNGDANIYGMIQDLEEEVEDIGNEDEERERVRIMVNPNPPKRGTKSLRDHHEATAATMEMIVDASILELAEPSRHLKQGYPPISKRKNTGKRAENLDWIIDAVAKGVDVSEASPHHRKKPTLHKCEYCGRVDKYPSKIRAHMRTHTGEKPFKCEICGMAFSQKTPMRLHLRRHFDQKPYECDVDGCKERFVSGAILKMHVEKKHLNKKKYVCSRGCGRVFSSAYNQKHHEKKCEQTYVTWVEGEQQSVESGEEDEESNGEYPDDDEEYMDDMIDASTSQPINRVVEHFSEEPVFLHQ; this is encoded by the exons atggcaGAATCTTGTGTAAAACCTCAACTACCTCGTCCTCGAATTCCAAATATTAGAGTTTTTCAACCAACTACTCGAATTCCCACATTTACATATGAACAATTCAACGAATCCGTCGAAATTCTTCCAAGTCGTCCCGAATGTCTTTATCGTCGAAATGATCCAACAAATCGAAGTTATCGAATGAAAAAACGACCACCGGCACAAATATATCATTGTGTTCAATGCAATAAGCACATAAAATATCCATCAAAAATAACTGAACACATTCGAAAACATACTGGAGAGAAGCCAAATGTTTGTTCAATTTGCAATATAAGTTTCAGTCAAGCACATACATTAAAAACTCATATGCAGCAACATGCACATGAAAAACCATACAAATGTTCATTTTGTACGGCTGAATTCTTGAATGTTTATGAAAAGAATGAACATGAAGAG cAACATATGCATCATCCAAATCACGGTGAAACAATGGAAGAGAACAATGCAACGACGTCACAATTTATTCAGGTCGCGGAGCCAACAATTCAAGCAGAGCCGTGCCAAATTTACGAATGTTCTGAAATGTGCGGTTTTCAGAGTTATGAAGAAGCCGAAGTTGTCGAACATATGACTGTCACACATTATCAGCAAACG gtcCAAAACGGATTGATCCTTCAAGATTTCAATGGTGAGCCTGAGCCGATCTACGAGTTTTACGAGGAACAATACGTTCAACAAGTACCAACAGAAATAGAAGAAACACCGACAATAAAACAACAATCAATTCCATatgaaaatcttcattttgaGCATGTTGAAGCAGCTCCAGGACCATCTGAACCACATTTACAAGTTGTAGCAGAAGGAGAAATATTATATGATGGAGAAGAAATAGTTGATAtttcaaatggaaaaagtCTTAaagaggaaattcaaaatggtgATGCCAATATTTATGGAATGATTCAGGATTT agaagaagaagtagaagaTATAGgaaatgaagatgaagaaagaGAACGTGTTCGTATTATGGTTAATCCAAATCCACCAAAAAGAGGAACAAAAAGTCTTCGAGATCATCATGAagcaacagcagcaacaaTGGAAATGATTGTAGATGCATCTATATTAGAATTGGCTGAACCAAGTCGTCATTTAAAACAAGGATATCCACCTatttctaaaagaaaaaatactggaaaaagAGCTGAAAACTTGGATTGGATTATTGATGCTGTTGCTAAG gGCGTAGACGTAAGCGAAGCGAGCCCCCATCATCGTAAAAAGCCAACACTGCACAAATGTGAGTACTGTGGCCGAGTGGACAAGTATCCGAGCAAGATTCGTGCTCACATGAGAACTCACACCGGCGAGAAACCATTCAAATGTGAAATCTGTGGAATGGCATTCTCACAGAAGACTCCAATGAGATTACATTTACGTCGACATTTCGATCAGAAACCATATGAATGTGATGTTGATGGATGCAAGGAACGATTTGTCAGTGGAGCTATACTCAAAATGCATGTTGAgaagaaacatttgaataagaaaaa ATATGTGTGTTCTCGTGGATGTGGCCGAGTCTTTTCAAGTGCATACAATCAAAAACATCACGAAAAGAAGTGTGAACAGACATATGTAACATGGGTAGAAGGTGAACAACAAAGTGTTGAATCaggagaagaagatgaagaatcAAATGGAGAATATccagatgatgatgaagaataTATGGACGATATG ATTGATGCATCAACATCTCAACCAATAAATCGGGTCgtcgaacatttttctgaagagCCTGTTTTTCTGCATCAATAA